The following coding sequences lie in one Synechococcus sp. PCC 7336 genomic window:
- a CDS encoding transposase family protein: MELLQHLLPSQTDVSLNSWSIDPANQQLVVNLCSTQTVACCPLCHRSTDRIHSHYERTLRDLPLVQFTLTILLQVCKFFCLNERCPRRIFTERLPEVVAPWARRTTRYTAQLEAMGLALGGSAAARLSHQLGYGYSPHTILRAISKLPLPVMATPKIWGGGLISPFRTGHHYGTILGRTGRPPNRSH; encoded by the coding sequence GTGGAACTTTTACAGCATCTCCTGCCCAGCCAAACGGATGTGAGCTTGAACAGTTGGAGTATCGATCCGGCCAACCAACAGCTCGTTGTTAACCTCTGCTCGACTCAAACGGTGGCCTGTTGCCCGCTGTGTCATCGCTCCACCGATCGCATCCATAGCCACTATGAGAGAACGTTGAGGGATCTGCCATTAGTTCAATTCACGCTGACGATATTGCTCCAAGTCTGTAAGTTCTTCTGCCTCAACGAGCGTTGCCCTCGGCGTATCTTTACGGAGCGTCTGCCCGAGGTTGTCGCGCCTTGGGCCAGACGCACGACTCGCTACACGGCTCAACTGGAAGCGATGGGCTTAGCCCTCGGTGGTTCGGCAGCAGCCCGCTTGAGCCATCAGCTCGGATACGGATACAGCCCGCACACCATCTTGCGAGCCATCTCCAAATTGCCCCTACCAGTCATGGCCACGCCAAAGATATGGGGGGGGGGATTAATTTCGCCGTTTCGCACGGGTCATCATTACGGAACGATCCTGGGTCGAACTGGGAGACCACCCAACCGATCGCACTAA
- a CDS encoding ISL3 family transposase — MGGGINFAVSHGSSLRNDPGSNWETTQPIALTPRPGGWDLSSLVERASWAVKIFSRDRSKAYRRGMSDGAPDAIQVADRFHLLQNLEEALEKVFKGQTQSLEQVEQQQIQAQQPTEAPTPEAAPDRYRTQREVNRAIRLEKWEQTHALRKQGYAIKDIAHHLGIGERTVYTYLAASTFPEWQYPVGRRRNPSCLDPYKAYLSEQWQQGRQQTKQLFGEIQQQGYPGSYMTVARYTRQLRCSLPSIKPSRESLNDLPGRGPAPSPATPVSEPLSAKRAAWLLLTRPENLTPEEKTLLEKLGQQPKLSGAIALAQGFIKLVRERLPGEFDDWLETAVSSSIKALRSFAKGLQEDYDAVKAALTLEVSNGPVEGQNNRLKMLKRQMFGRAGLELLAKRLILIS; from the coding sequence ATGGGGGGGGGGATTAATTTCGCCGTTTCGCACGGGTCATCATTACGGAACGATCCTGGGTCGAACTGGGAGACCACCCAACCGATCGCACTAACTCCCCGACCGGGCGGCTGGGACCTTAGCAGCCTGGTTGAAAGAGCATCCTGGGCGGTGAAGATTTTCTCGAGAGATCGCTCCAAAGCCTACAGGCGAGGCATGAGCGATGGAGCACCCGATGCCATCCAGGTAGCCGATCGCTTTCATCTGTTGCAGAATCTCGAAGAGGCTTTAGAGAAAGTCTTTAAGGGACAAACCCAGTCGCTCGAACAGGTTGAGCAGCAACAGATTCAAGCCCAACAGCCAACCGAAGCACCGACCCCCGAAGCTGCTCCGGATAGATATCGAACCCAAAGGGAAGTCAATCGGGCCATACGACTGGAGAAGTGGGAACAAACCCATGCTCTACGCAAGCAAGGCTATGCCATTAAAGACATTGCCCATCACCTCGGCATTGGCGAGCGAACGGTGTATACCTACCTGGCCGCGTCAACGTTTCCGGAATGGCAATATCCTGTGGGGCGGCGGAGAAACCCCAGTTGTTTGGATCCATACAAGGCTTACCTGTCAGAGCAATGGCAGCAAGGGCGCCAACAAACTAAACAGTTGTTTGGCGAGATCCAACAGCAAGGGTACCCGGGCAGCTATATGACCGTCGCCCGTTACACTCGGCAGTTGCGTTGCTCTCTGCCCTCCATCAAGCCCAGCCGAGAATCCCTCAATGACTTACCGGGTCGGGGACCAGCGCCATCACCCGCCACACCAGTGTCAGAGCCTTTGAGTGCCAAGCGGGCGGCTTGGCTGCTGTTGACACGGCCTGAAAACCTTACGCCTGAGGAGAAAACCCTGCTGGAAAAACTGGGCCAGCAGCCAAAGTTATCGGGGGCGATCGCTCTGGCTCAGGGGTTCATCAAACTGGTGCGCGAGCGACTGCCTGGGGAATTCGACGATTGGCTGGAGACAGCTGTGAGCAGCTCAATCAAGGCATTACGGAGTTTTGCCAAGGGTCTTCAAGAAGATTACGATGCGGTGAAAGCAGCTCTCACACTCGAGGTGAGCAATGGGCCAGTGGAGGGTCAAAACAACCGACTAAAAATGCTGAAACGGCAGATGTTTGGAAGGGCTGGGCTCGAGCTATTGGCCAAGCGCCTCATCCTAATCAGTTGA